The sequence AACTGTTCCAGCAGCAGGTTGCAGATCAACTGAACAATATCAATATTTGTCCATTCATTGTTGCCGCCGATATTATATGTCTGGCCGGGTATTCCTTTTTCCAATATCAGGTCCACACCCCGGTTGTGGTCCTCTACGTAGAGCCAGTCCCTGATTTGCCTGCCGTCACCATATATTGGCAAGGTTTTATTAAACAGGATATTGATGATCACAAGGGGAATCAACTTTTCCGGAAATTGGTATGGCCCGTAGTTGTTAGAGCAATTGCTGATGGTGGTGTTAAGCCCGTAGGTTTCATGGTATGCCCGGACCAAATGGTCGGAGGATGCCTTGCTGGCGGCATAGGGGGAGTTTGGCGCATAGGGGGTTGATTCTGTAAAGGGAGGATCATCGGGTCCTAATGTGCCATACACCTCGTCTGTTGAAATATGGTGGAACCGGTGTTCTTTTTTCCCGGCGTCCAGCCATATCTTTTTTGCTGCTTTGAGCAGGGTGTGGGTGCCGACGATGTTGGTGTTGATAAATTCATCCGGGCCGTGGATGGATCTGTCAACATGGGATTCGGCAGCAAAATGGACGATGGTGTCTATGTTGTGATTTTCAAGCAGGGTTTCCACCAGGGGCTGATCAAGGATGTTGCCGTGGACAAATTCAAATTTTGGATTTTTTTCGGCTTTGGTGAGGTTGGCCCGGTTGCCGGCATAGGTCAGTGCATCCAGCACGACGATGTGGTCTTCCGGGTATTTGTCCAGCCAGTAATATACAAAATTGGTGCCGATGAAGCCGGCACCGCCTGTTACGAGAAGGCTCTTCATTTAAGTTCCTTTTTCTGATCAAACAAAATCAGGCCGTTTCAAAGGCAAATCCCACAATGTTGCGCTCTTTTTTTGAAAAGTCGATTCCCACCAGAATCACATTCTTTCCTGCCTGAATATATGAATCATGGTATCCTTTTTCCCGGATTTGATCTATGGCTTTTTTGCCGTCTCCCAGAATCTCCACCACCTTGAACTCCATTACATATACTGTCTGATCTATTTTCAGCACCAGGTCGGCACGGCCATGGCTGGCGCTTTCCTCCGGATGAAGATCAAATCCAAGGGAGGCCAGGAACGCATACACGACTGACGCATAATAACCTTCGTATCTGTCCAAGTTTCCTGCTGTGTACCACTCATAGGGAATTGATGAAAAAAAAGATTTAAAAATCTGCTGCACGCTGTCCATGTCCCGTGATTCCAAGGCACGATACAGGTTGTTTTGAAAACCAGCCATCGCCTGTATGCCTGGCGCATAACCGGCAAGTATGGCATCGGTGAAACTCAGTTTTACTTCCTGATTGGGGAAGCTGAGGCGAAACACCCGCCGGGGTCCTACCTGCATCACGGTGTCAATGGTTAAATAGCCGCTTTGAAACAAAACGGTTTCTGCAGTCAATTGATCAATCGAATAGGATGAAATGACCGATTCATTAACGTCAATTCCTTCCAGGTGCGGCAGATAGAAGCGATTCTGCTGCAGCAGCCTGATCAGAAACGTGGGGGTAGCGCTTTCAAACCAAAAATTGCCATACTGTCTGTTTTTTAGAAATAACAATACATCAAAGGGATTGTAAACCCGTTCTTTTCCCAAAAAGGAGTAACCATTGTACCATTCCCGCAGAGTGTCTATATTGACCCAGTCAAGGCGTTCGTGGAAGGTTCCGGTCAGTTCCTTTTCCGTATAGCCGCAAATTGTTCCCATTTCAGGCTGCATGCTGATATCTTCAAGATTGTTCAGATCACTGAAAATACTGACTCGGCTGAATTTACTCACCCCGGTGATGAAGCAGAACCGGATATACCGGTCGCTGTCTTTGATGACAGAGTAAACATTTTTAAGACCGTCCCGCATCTCTTCGGCTTTGGCTGTATTATCAATGTGGTCCAGGATGGGTTTGTCATATTCATCCACAAGGATCACAACGGATTTGCCGGTTTTTTTCCAGACCTTCCGAATCAGTTCAGCAAACCGATTGGCAATCAATTCATGTGGGAGCGCAGGCGTCCCGCCTGCACTCCCGGATATAGCAAAATGGGCAAGTTATTTAAAACCCGTTCCTACGGAATATCCATAACAAGTTTCATGCCTTCGTAAACCTGGGCAAGTCTTTCTTTTGAAAGAGTTCCAATTTTTTCCTTCAGGCTGAGTTTATCCACCGTTTTTATCTGCGTCATGTTGATCACAGAGCGTCTGGGTAAATTGGCCTCGCCTTTGTGAAGACTTACGTTGCCCGGCAATTCACCAAATTTTAAAGTAGAGGTGATTGCTGCTACGATAACTGTATTCAATTTGCTGTCGTTCAGCAGGTCGTTTTGCAGCACAAGCCCAGGGCGTTTACCCATGGGCTCAGATCCCTTGGCCGGAGAGAAATCTACCCAGTAAACAGAGCCTTTCCGGATTACCATTCCTGACCCTCTTCGGCGTCTGCCTCCTCAAACCAGCGGGTCCAATTAAGCTGTTCTTTTTGGATGGATTCATCTGAAAAAATTCGGTCATATGCATCTCGGATCTGCTTCTTTTTTTCTGATATAATTTTTTCTTTGAGAACCGCAGAAATAAATTTGCTTCTAGAGAGTCCTTTTTGTTTGCTGATTTCGTTAATAGTTGTCACTAAGTCTTTTGGCATGGTAATGGCTATCTTTTGAGTACCCATGTTTTGTATTCCTTTTTTATATACCATAAAAAAGAATACGTATTGATATTCTTTGTGTCAAATAGTTTATGATCGTTGTCGGGATGTGACCATCTCCCAGTATAGGATCTAATGGTCGGGAATTGACGCTGCAAATTTTTAATAATAATGATTTCAATTTTAAGGGCACGCTTCGAATTTCAAATGTTGATTTTTCTTCTTGTTCTTCGTGCCCTCTATGGTTTATTTTTTTGCATTGATGGCGTAACGGCGGTCATGTCCTGCCCTGTCTTTAACATGTGTGATCAGGGTTATTGGGATGGATATTTTTTGCTGCAGGTGAGTTTGGCGCATAGGGGGGTAATTCGGTAAAGGGAGGATCATTGGGCCTTAATGTGCCATATACCTCGTCTGTTGATATATGGTGAAACCGGTATTCTGTTTTTCCGGCGTCCAGCCATAGTTTTTTGGCGGCTTTGAGCAGGGTATGGGTGCCGACGATGTTGGTGCCGATGAAGCCGGCGCCGCCTGTTACGAGAAGGTGCTTCATTTTAGTTCCTTTAACATGGATCGAAGCTGTTTGCGCCAGTGGACAGGTTTTAAATCCAGGGTCTGCCACAGGGATGTTTTATCCAGGACGCTGTAAAAGGGTCTTTCGGCAGGGGTTGGGTACTGACTTGCCGGTATGGGGTTGATGGGGATTTCTTTTTGGGTGAGGTTCAGGCTTAAGGCCTCCTCCTGGATGGCTGTGGCAAAATCGTACCAGGATGCGATGCCGGCATCTGTAAAGTGATGGATGCCGGTTAGGTTTTTATCTATGGCCTGCCATACGGCCTGGGCCAGGCCGTTGGCCCAGGTCGGGGTGCCGATCTGTTCATCTATGATGTTGAGTTCCGGCTTGGTCTCGAAAAAATTCAGCATGCTTTTAACGAAGTTGGCCCCGTGGGAGGAATAAAGCCATGCGGTTCTGATGATTGCTGCATCATCTTTGAGAATCTCAAGGGCGGCCTGCTCGCCCTTTAGTTTGGTTTTTCCGTATGTGGAAATGGGGTCTGGGGTGTCCTGGGGGAGGTATGGGCGGTGGGCCTTTCCGTTGAACACAAAATCCGTGGAGATCTGGATGAGGCGGATATTGTTTTGGCGGCAGAGTCCGGCGATCTCTCTTACGGCTGTGTGATTGATGCGCTCTGCAGTTTCTTTTTCTTCTTCGGCTTTGTCCACTGCGGTGTAGGCTGCAGCATTGATGATCCAGTCGGGTCGAGCCGTTTCAATACATGTGGTGATACTGGTGGTGCTTAAAAAATCGACCTTGGGGTAATCGCATGTGGTCAGGATGATATCCTGGGGGCAGGTTCGTTTCAGTTCCCAGCCGAGTTGACCGTTGGCGCCGAGCAGCAGTACTTTCATTTGAAAACCTCTGCCGAACCAAAGGGCAGCCCCTTTTCATCTTTTGGTGAAAGGACGGGGTCTGCATCTATGGGCCAGTTGATGGCAATTTCCGGATCGTTCCAAAGAATGCTCCGCTCGTGTTCTGGTGCATAATAGTCGGTGCATTTGTATGTAAACTCCGCTTCGTCACTGAGCACGTAGAATCCATGGGCAAATCCCGGGGGAATCCAGAGCATGGATTTATTTTCGGCTGAGAGGGTTTCACCTACCCATTTGCCAAACCATGGTGAGGATTTACGGATATCCACAGCCACATCAAAAACGCGCCCTGATGTTACCCGGACCAGCTTTCCCTGGGGTTGTTTGATCTGGTAGTGAAGCCCCCTGAGTATGCCTTTTGTTGATTTGCTGTGGTTGTCCTGGACAAAGGTATAGGGGCCGACATTTTTACTAAAATCATCCTGGCGGAAGGTTTCCATAAAGTAACCGCGGTGGTCTCCGAAAACTTCAGGTTCCATCAGGACGATATCGGGTATGGATAAAGGTGTATATTTCATAATTACTTAATAAGGTCTAAAAGATATTTTCCGTAATTGTTTTTCTTCATTGGTTCAGCCAGTTTTGCCAGATGTTGGCTGTCGATCAGTCCCATCCGGAATGCAATTTCTTCGATGCAGGCAATTTTAAGCCCCTGCCGGTCTTCAACTACCTTTATAAAGGTTGATGCATCCAGGAGGGATTCGTGGGTGCCGGTGTCCAGCCAGGCTGTTCCCCGGCTGAAAAGTTCGACATTTAAAATCCCCTGTTTGAGGTATACATTGTTCACATCTGTGATTTCAAGCTCTCCACGCGGGGAAGGCTTAATCTGTTTGGCAATATCAATGACATTGTTGTCATAAAAATAGAGACCGGTAACCGCATAGTTGGATTTGGGGATTTCCGGTTTTTCTTCAAGGCTGGTGACAATGCCGTTTTCATCAAATCCTGCAACGCCGTATCGTTGTGGATCTTTTACATAATATCCGAAAATGGTTGCGCCTTTCTTCTGCTTTGCGATGCTTTGCAGGCGTTCGGACAGGCCTTCCCCGTAGAAAATATTATCACCCAGTATCAGGGTAACCGGATCGGACTGAATAAAGTCTTCGCCGATGATAAAGGCCTGGGCCAGGCCGTCCGGGGAGGGTTGTACGGCATATTGAAGGGTCAGTCCCCATTGGGAACCGTCTCCAAGAAGATGCTTAAAATTATCAAGATCGCCTGGCGTCGTGATAATGAGGATGTCTGTGATGCCGGACAGCATTAGTGTTGACAGGGGATAGTATATCATGGGTTTGTCGTATACCGCCATCAGCTGTTTACTCACTGAATAAGTAAGAGGATACAAGCGAGTGCCTGATCCTCCTGCCAATATGATACCTTTACGCATTGTTTTTTCCTATTTTGAACATAGCCCCGCCCTATTTATTACACCCGGCATGCTTATTCAAAATTATTTCCGGTGTGTGATTGTTTTGTCAAATGTTTTTATATGAAAAAGCAATCAAAAGATATAAAAAATCCCTACCAATGACAACTACATAATTTATAAACCACCAGATTGAATCCGATTAAACCAAGTCAATTATAAAGGCTTTGAATTTTGGGTTGAACGTTGTGTCTGAAAACAGCAAATCACTTTGCACCTCAATGCTCATGTCTGCGATCTGAAAGAATCTTTATATACGCGCGAAAAAAATCATCAAAAGAAAAATGGAATGGCGAAAGATAGCTTCGCCCTGTCGATTACATTGCGGTAGAACCGCTAAATGCCACAATAAAATCGAATTTACTATAAATAACGTGAAGAAATTTACATATAGTATGAAAAGTTTTACATAAATTTATAGCCGAATTTATAGGATAGGAGAAACCTTCTGTCAAGGGGATTTAAATTTTTAAATTTAATCTAACATGACCTGAACATTTCAGAGAACTGCAATTTTAAGGAAAGCAGGGATAGAAGGGCGAATCGGTATAGGACTCCCCATCATCGAGGAGCCCTATATCATACCATCCGGCATACGGATAACGCACCAGGGCTGTTCAGCTGATTTTAGGAATCAGGGCCATGACGCGTTATCATTGATTATGTGGACTTTTTATGTTTTTTCAGATATTTGACCAGAGTCAGAACGTTTTGTTCGTTTATAGTTTTATAGTGGATCTCGTCCATCAGGGCGTGCAGGATATAGAGCCCCATCCCTCCTTCGGGAAGGGTTTCGACATTTGAGGGATCGAAGTTGAAGGGCGCAATTTTATCGGGATTCATGCATTCTCCTCTGTCGTATATCTTGAAGGTTAAACGATCCGGATAAAGCAGGACATCTATTTCCACTGAATGCCCTGCCTGGCAATGATAGGCATGTTTTATACCGTTGTTAACCGCTTCCACGACACACAGCTCTAATTGGTAACTCGTCGTGCTGTCTATGCACAGAGTGTTGGCGATGCCGCG comes from uncultured Desulfobacter sp. and encodes:
- the rfbB gene encoding dTDP-glucose 4,6-dehydratase; amino-acid sequence: MKSLLVTGGAGFIGTNFVYYWLDKYPEDHIVVLDALTYAGNRANLTKAEKNPKFEFVHGNILDQPLVETLLENHNIDTIVHFAAESHVDRSIHGPDEFINTNIVGTHTLLKAAKKIWLDAGKKEHRFHHISTDEVYGTLGPDDPPFTESTPYAPNSPYAASKASSDHLVRAYHETYGLNTTISNCSNNYGPYQFPEKLIPLVIINILFNKTLPIYGDGRQIRDWLYVEDHNRGVDLILEKGIPGQTYNIGGNNEWTNIDIVQLICNLLLEQFSTDKSLAERFANSPAAQANHPDTLISHVKDRAGHDRRYAINAKKIKNDLGFLPEESFETGIRKTLTWFLAHQSWWNELLSDSYKAWIATNYS
- a CDS encoding AAA family ATPase translates to MIANRFAELIRKVWKKTGKSVVILVDEYDKPILDHIDNTAKAEEMRDGLKNVYSVIKDSDRYIRFCFITGVSKFSRVSIFSDLNNLEDISMQPEMGTICGYTEKELTGTFHERLDWVNIDTLREWYNGYSFLGKERVYNPFDVLLFLKNRQYGNFWFESATPTFLIRLLQQNRFYLPHLEGIDVNESVISSYSIDQLTAETVLFQSGYLTIDTVMQVGPRRVFRLSFPNQEVKLSFTDAILAGYAPGIQAMAGFQNNLYRALESRDMDSVQQIFKSFFSSIPYEWYTAGNLDRYEGYYASVVYAFLASLGFDLHPEESASHGRADLVLKIDQTVYVMEFKVVEILGDGKKAIDQIREKGYHDSYIQAGKNVILVGIDFSKKERNIVGFAFETA
- a CDS encoding type II toxin-antitoxin system PemK/MazF family toxin, yielding MVIRKGSVYWVDFSPAKGSEPMGKRPGLVLQNDLLNDSKLNTVIVAAITSTLKFGELPGNVSLHKGEANLPRRSVINMTQIKTVDKLSLKEKIGTLSKERLAQVYEGMKLVMDIP
- a CDS encoding GDP-mannose 4,6-dehydratase; this encodes MKHLLVTGGAGFIGTNIVGTHTLLKAAKKLWLDAGKTEYRFHHISTDEVYGTLRPNDPPFTELPPYAPNSPAAKNIHPNNPDHTC
- the rfbD gene encoding dTDP-4-dehydrorhamnose reductase; this encodes MKVLLLGANGQLGWELKRTCPQDIILTTCDYPKVDFLSTTSITTCIETARPDWIINAAAYTAVDKAEEEKETAERINHTAVREIAGLCRQNNIRLIQISTDFVFNGKAHRPYLPQDTPDPISTYGKTKLKGEQAALEILKDDAAIIRTAWLYSSHGANFVKSMLNFFETKPELNIIDEQIGTPTWANGLAQAVWQAIDKNLTGIHHFTDAGIASWYDFATAIQEEALSLNLTQKEIPINPIPASQYPTPAERPFYSVLDKTSLWQTLDLKPVHWRKQLRSMLKELK
- the rfbC gene encoding dTDP-4-dehydrorhamnose 3,5-epimerase; protein product: MKYTPLSIPDIVLMEPEVFGDHRGYFMETFRQDDFSKNVGPYTFVQDNHSKSTKGILRGLHYQIKQPQGKLVRVTSGRVFDVAVDIRKSSPWFGKWVGETLSAENKSMLWIPPGFAHGFYVLSDEAEFTYKCTDYYAPEHERSILWNDPEIAINWPIDADPVLSPKDEKGLPFGSAEVFK
- the rfbA gene encoding glucose-1-phosphate thymidylyltransferase RfbA is translated as MRKGIILAGGSGTRLYPLTYSVSKQLMAVYDKPMIYYPLSTLMLSGITDILIITTPGDLDNFKHLLGDGSQWGLTLQYAVQPSPDGLAQAFIIGEDFIQSDPVTLILGDNIFYGEGLSERLQSIAKQKKGATIFGYYVKDPQRYGVAGFDENGIVTSLEEKPEIPKSNYAVTGLYFYDNNVIDIAKQIKPSPRGELEITDVNNVYLKQGILNVELFSRGTAWLDTGTHESLLDASTFIKVVEDRQGLKIACIEEIAFRMGLIDSQHLAKLAEPMKKNNYGKYLLDLIK
- a CDS encoding ATP-binding protein, with the translated sequence MKAANMIRLIIDSRLENVSLVGSAVRGIANTLCIDSTTSYQLELCVVEAVNNGIKHAYHCQAGHSVEIDVLLYPDRLTFKIYDRGECMNPDKIAPFNFDPSNVETLPEGGMGLYILHALMDEIHYKTINEQNVLTLVKYLKKHKKST